A window of the Bufo gargarizans isolate SCDJY-AF-19 chromosome 1, ASM1485885v1, whole genome shotgun sequence genome harbors these coding sequences:
- the FGF8 gene encoding fibroblast growth factor 8 isoform X2 — MLYVTSMLGYLLMHLFVICLQAQHVREQSLVTDQLSRRLIRTYQLYSRTSGKHVQVLDNKKINAMAEDGDPHAKLIVETDTFGSRVRIKGAETGYYICMNKKGKLVGKTNGRGKDCVFSEIVLENNYTALQNAKYEGWYMAFTRRGRPRKGSKTRQHQREVHFMKRMPKGHHTTEPHKRFEFINYPFNRRSKRTRYSSSR, encoded by the exons ATGCTCTATGTGACATCAATGCTTGGATACCT GCTGATGCACTTGTTTGTCATCTGTTTACAAGCTCAG CATGTGAGGGAGCAGAGCCTGGTGACAGATCAGCTGAGCAGAAGGCTCATCAGGACCTACCAGTTATACAGCCGCACCAGTGGGAAGCATGTGCAAGTGCTGGACAACAAGAAAATCAACGCAATGGCCGAGGACGGGGATCCACATG CCAAATTGATTGTGGAAACAGACACGTTCGGAAGCAGAGTCCGTATTAAAGGAGCCGAGACGGGTTATTACATCTGCATGAACAAGAAGGGAAAGTTGGTTGGCAAG acaaATGGAAGAGGAAAAGATTGCGTCTTCAGCGAAATTGTCTTGGAAAACAACTACACAGCATTGCAAAATGCCAAGTACGAAGGGTGGTATATGGCCTTTACCCGGAGAGGACGACCAAGAAAAGGATCGAAGACAAGACAGCACCAACGGGAGGTTCACTTTATGAAGAGGATGCCAAAGGGTCACCACACCACTGAACCTCATAAACGTTTTGAATTTATTAATTACCCTTTTAATAGGAGGAGTAAAAGAACTCGATATTCAAGTTCTCGGTAG
- the FGF8 gene encoding fibroblast growth factor 8 isoform X1, with amino-acid sequence MLYVTSMLGYLLMHLFVICLQAQVTVQSPPNFTQHVREQSLVTDQLSRRLIRTYQLYSRTSGKHVQVLDNKKINAMAEDGDPHAKLIVETDTFGSRVRIKGAETGYYICMNKKGKLVGKTNGRGKDCVFSEIVLENNYTALQNAKYEGWYMAFTRRGRPRKGSKTRQHQREVHFMKRMPKGHHTTEPHKRFEFINYPFNRRSKRTRYSSSR; translated from the exons ATGCTCTATGTGACATCAATGCTTGGATACCT GCTGATGCACTTGTTTGTCATCTGTTTACAAGCTCAG GTAACTGTTCAGTCCCCACCTAATTTTACACAGCATGTGAGGGAGCAGAGCCTGGTGACAGATCAGCTGAGCAGAAGGCTCATCAGGACCTACCAGTTATACAGCCGCACCAGTGGGAAGCATGTGCAAGTGCTGGACAACAAGAAAATCAACGCAATGGCCGAGGACGGGGATCCACATG CCAAATTGATTGTGGAAACAGACACGTTCGGAAGCAGAGTCCGTATTAAAGGAGCCGAGACGGGTTATTACATCTGCATGAACAAGAAGGGAAAGTTGGTTGGCAAG acaaATGGAAGAGGAAAAGATTGCGTCTTCAGCGAAATTGTCTTGGAAAACAACTACACAGCATTGCAAAATGCCAAGTACGAAGGGTGGTATATGGCCTTTACCCGGAGAGGACGACCAAGAAAAGGATCGAAGACAAGACAGCACCAACGGGAGGTTCACTTTATGAAGAGGATGCCAAAGGGTCACCACACCACTGAACCTCATAAACGTTTTGAATTTATTAATTACCCTTTTAATAGGAGGAGTAAAAGAACTCGATATTCAAGTTCTCGGTAG